The Juglans regia cultivar Chandler chromosome 11, Walnut 2.0, whole genome shotgun sequence genome contains the following window.
aaaactgtgggCCAACGTGCATGATCCATCTTTGAAGAGGGGTGCATGCTCACAAGCTTTATAAGACAAGACAATAATAGTCCTAGTGTCTTAGCCACTctgtcatatatataattggggTTCCAACATTCATGTTTTGTCAtgatttgaaaatgatttataattagttttaatattatctgtttttacattttatttgaatatagaaacagtttcatctcatctcatcttatcattataattttttaaatttttatatagaatataataaattttttaaattttaaaagaataataatattaaaaaatagagaaattctatttgcagttctCAAGTGGAGACCGCATGTGCAAACACattattaaataagagaaaacatcattttagaatggataattttataattttaaaaaattttaaagttaaaatagcctagacttgcattgcagtccccatTTTGAGACTATACTTAGtattgttctaaaaaataatattttattcaactttcatctctaaaattatcttatctcaccatccaaaccatacataatattttacacCTTGAGAGTAAGTTATATTTCTTTTGACCTTTGTAATTGAAGAGGATGTCGAGCATGTAATTCAACTGGAtaattaaaagttataaaataaaagatcttCGCGAAAAAGCGCGCTTGAGTATTTATATTAGATTCAAAGAAACAATGTGACATTAGACGAATCTAAGCCATTCCCCAAAACCAGAATGCTtgataatacatatatataattaatttttctaatattaaggccataatttcattaattataatGATCAATAAGGCCTCTCTCCAAGATAATTCCCAGGAGGATAATAATTACAGGTGATGAAGACTCCTCCATTAGAACAAAAGGATCGAGCACAGCCTAACTGAGTAGTATCCTTCCACACCACCTGCGTGTAATGCAGACATTGGTTTCCCATCAAGCAGTCATTGGTCCCGTAATCGTAAAATGCCTTCTCGTCAACCCACGCTTTCACGGCAGCCACCGCATCCATGAAGCCGAAGCCGTAGCCCCAGAAAAGGTTCTCTCCGTAAGGGCCATTGGAGTGGATCATCTTGCAGCCCATGGATCTCTGATGCCGAGCGTACTTCTTAGCGTATGCCTGTAGGGTTGTGTTCCACTGCAAGGGACCGACCCCGACTTCCATGCGCGCCATGTTGTGGAAGGCGATGAAGGCTGCGGCGCTGTGGTGGGCGTGGGAAACAAGAGCCTGCAGCTGGGCTATACCCAGAACACAAAGGAAAACGCAGTTAATGGTGTACTTTGACATGGTAGCAATTTTTTGTCTGCACTGCAAACCATGTCACTGGTTTTATTGggaatatatatacacacatatatatatatagggattgGTTTGCAGTTTTGTCTTTTGGAAGAGTTTATTTCAATACACACATTGTAAACAGTTTCGGCTGATTTTTCTCCACGCAATAATGGCAGTACGTTGGAAAAAGGTTTATTTTCAGAATAACTATTTTTAGAAATCTTGATAATTACTTAAAGCCACAGACGGTATTTGCTATCTTCTATAAATTTTCGTTATCGTCGGACCAAAGGGGACTACAATGCTTTACTAGAACAGGACAGCGTCCTTCCCATGTTGTTGgcttatatatatctttataatcCTTCTCttcagttactatttactactTTACACCTCACATCTTACAAAAATACCTCtacatcctataaaaaacactctcgtactttatgaaaaaaatcataaacttttATATCATGTGTGATAAGTGTGATGTAAACAGTTGCTGATTTATAgcaaaactatatatagtgcTGTCTAATTATATATCCGACCCTCACATTGACTGCCATTTCCAACCATTTTTCACACTTTATTCTATTAGTTCACCGGCTTGATGTCgaagttttattgttttttatgttaatattatgAGCCCCAAAAGATGGAGAAAAAAGTgcatattgagagagagagagagagagagaggctaccGACCTTCCATTCTGTCAGCCCAATATCTCCGTGGCTGCTCAATTTATAGCTTTATGATTGGAATCCCGtccaaattttctcaaaaacaaaagaaatctaTCTTTATGGATGATTAAAATTCATCTCTATTTCATCAGTGAATCGAAGTACGAGAAATTATGATCATTTTAGTTACTAATCTAATCACTTTTAGAAATGCAATAATTAAAATCTCCCATATTTTTCATTACATAGGACCCacttcaaataaaatgaaagattctATTCCGCCTGCGTGGTGGGTAGTAACCTCCTTTATCGTGTAGAAAGCCAGAAAAAGTGTTTTGCAAAGGCTTGAACAAGCCAAAAACTAGCTCTGCATATTCATCATGTCCGACTGAATATTagcaagagaaatattttaaccaagagaaatattttaaccataaaGAGATCCCACAAAAATATACTCACATACTGACTTGACTTAACGTAATaagttagattgtaaaattatttttattgtaaaatagatctaatatctttatcatataaaatcatatcagtttataaatttactttaacAGAATCTCTATGTAGTTGTAGCACTTTTCTAATAACAGTGAGCTGAGATGTCTTGTCAAAGTCAATGCAGAAAAGGGCACACCCTATACCAACCAAATCATCAGATACAATAGCCCAAGTTTAGCCGGTGAAAAGGCAACTTCACCCTAACAATTGAGGTCACCGTTTGAGAAGGAAGTGACATGATAATACTGGGTAGGAAGCTAGGAACTTCATGAATCATGACTATTACATTTTAAATCTTTGCAACCCAACGCACAACTATTTACACCTATTTACACCAATATTTCAATAAActatttatccaaaaaatataatatcaagAACCATTATCCATTACCAGCTCCAAGTAAGAGTGAGGAGAAATAGTTAACGGGCAAGTGATATTCAGGAAGTACAACGAGGCATACCACGTAGTTGTTTGGTGCACTAAAAAATCCAGTTACACTTAAAATTGCCATCTCATTATACACATATATTTACAATGTTCCCCACATTTTTAGTGGAGACGGTACTTTATAAGAGGCAATGATAAAGTTAAGGGCACTGACATGGAAAAGGAGAGATCTTACACTGTTCATTCAATGATGTCCGAAGGAAAAACACAGGCAAGTTCGAACTGTATACAAGAAAGATCTTCATACACCAACTACATGTCGATTAttgctttcttttcctcataGTAGTCACTTATCCAGCCTTTAATCAACTTGATTTCAGTTGCCCTCTGCTCTAGCAACCAATCAGGATCTTCTGAGCTTGAAGCACGTAAATCTATGTGATGGGCACCTGTTAATCAAATGATAAAATGCTTTTAGCATCCGTTCATTCGTAAGTCCTTAAATATCAAACCACCTCCAAGAGTCCTTCAGAAGCTAACTGAGAAACCTAATCTAGTACTGAATTCCTAAAGATCCtacatcacacacacacacacacacacacacacacgaagacttttttttatataagtaatacgAAACATGCAGAATTTAGCAAATAGTTGTAGCTAATAGGGATGTCATGAAACAAGTTTGAACATTCTAGCAATCACTTCTTTAAAACAAATAGACATGGAAGCAGACAGATTAcatcaaatttgaaagagaccTCACAGGCATTGAGATAAGCAGGCAGACAGAATGTTGGAGATCACCAATGCATAAACTAAATATGTCTGGTAATATTATCTAGAATGAT
Protein-coding sequences here:
- the LOC109007324 gene encoding pathogenesis-related protein PRB1-3-like, which codes for MSKYTINCVFLCVLGIAQLQALVSHAHHSAAAFIAFHNMARMEVGVGPLQWNTTLQAYAKKYARHQRSMGCKMIHSNGPYGENLFWGYGFGFMDAVAAVKAWVDEKAFYDYGTNDCLMGNQCLHYTQVVWKDTTQLGCARSFCSNGGVFITCNYYPPGNYLGERPY